In Desulfuromonadales bacterium, the sequence CAGCCCGAGCCCGATCTTGTCGGCCGTCGCCTCGATGCCGAAGCCGGGGACCTGCGGCAGACGACGGTAGAAGGGGCTCATGGTGTCCCAGAACTGTGGTTCGCTGCAGCCGATGCAGCCGTGGCCGGCCATGACCGGCCAACTCTGCCCTTCGTTGTAGCGCATCGTCGGACAGTTGTGGAAGGTTTCGGGCCCCTTGCACCCCAGCTTGTAGAGGCAGTACCCCTTGCGGTGTCCTTCGTCGCCGAAGGCCTCGGCGTACTGGCCGGCGTCGAAGTGCGAGCGCCGCTCGCAGTTGTCGTGGATGCGCTTGCCGTAGGCGAAAAGGGGGCGGCCGAGGCGGTCGACGGCAGGGAGCTTGCCGAAAGTGAGGAAATGGACGATGGCCGCCGTCAGATTCTCGGCATTCAGCGGGCAGCCCGGCAGGTTGAGGACGGTGGCGCCGGGGACCGCTTCCTGGACCCCCACCGCGCCGGTCGGATTGGGGGCGGCGGCGGGGATGTTGCCGAAGGCCGCGCAGCTGCCCACCGCGATGGTCGCCGCGGCATTGGCGCAGACCTTGCGGGCGATATTGAGGGCACTTTCACCGCCGACGGTACAGTAGATGCCGCCGTCCTTCATCGGGATCGACCCCTCGACCACGGCGATGTATTTCCCCTTGTACTTCTCGATGGCGTCGTGCTTCGCCTTCTCGGCCTGGTGGCCGGCGGCGGCCATGATCACCTCGGCATATTCGATGGAGAGGTAGTCGAGGATCAACTCGGCGGCCGTCGGCTGGTTGGCGCGCAGCAGTGCCTCCGAATCGCCGCTGCAGCTCTGGAACTCCAGCCAGATCACCGGCGGCCGGTTGTCGGCCTCCAGCGCCTCGGCGATTCTGGGGATGAAGGTGACGGGCAGGGCAAGGGCGGCGGTCATGCTGGAGCAGAACTTCATGAAGTCGCGGCGGCTGATCCCCCTCGCCTCCCACTTCCTCAGAGTCTCCTCCGGCAGCGAGACCGACGTCGGGAGCTGGTCGTTGTTCATCAATCATGCCTCCTTTCAGAAGTTAACAAGTCCAGATAGAACATCTTTATAATGCTGTCGGGACCCCGTCAAGCGTTTAATCAAGCGATGATGTATCCATCATGCCGGATATGATAACGCGTGCGGTGTGTTTCAGGAGAATCCAGCTTCCAAGTATAGTGCGCCTGTGCGCCGTGGCAATGAACCGCTATACTTTTGGCACCGAAAGCATACGCCTGACCGCGAGGAGTTACGCCATGGTCCTGTACGACATCAGCGTCCCCATCTCCCCTTCCCTGCCGTGCTTTCCCGGCGATCCGCCGGTCCGGCTCTCTAAGCTGCCGGTGCCGGCCGAAGGCAAGCCGTTCCGCATCACCCGGCTCTCCTTCGGCAGCCACACCGGCACCCACGTCGATGCACCGGCACATCTGCTGGCCGACGGCACGACGGTCGATGACATCCCCCTGACGCTGCTGATCGGGCATTGCCTGGTGGTCGACCTGACTGCGCACGACGGGGAGATCGATGCCGGCCTCCTCAGAAAACTCCCCCTCAAGGGGGAGCGCCGCCTGCTCTTTCACACCCGCAACTCCTCCCTCTGGGAACAGCCCGGTTTTGTCGGAGAGTTCACCGCCCTGACCCCGGCGGCGGCGACCTGTCTGGTCGAGCTCGGCGTGCGGCTGGTGGGGATCGACTACCTGTCGGTGGAGCATACCCGGACCCAGGGTGAGGTGCACCGGATCCTGCTCGAGGCCGGCGTGGTCATCCTCGAGGGTCTCAATCTCGCCGGCGTCGAACGGGGGGAATATGAACTGATCTGTCTTCCCCTGAAAATCAGTGGTGGCGACGGCGCCCCCTGCCGGGCGGTTCTACGCGGCCGGCAGGCCCCGCTGCCGGGACCGGAACACCACACCCGCTGGCCGATGTAGCGGCCGGCCCAGGGGCTCTGGCCAAGACCCCCGGTGGTGCTATACTGAAATTGGAAGGGGGAAAGCAACCGGAAAGGAGGGTCATCTATGCAGAAAGACGTCAGAAAGTTTGGCATCAGCGACAAGCGCGGCCGGGTCAAAACCAGTTCCGACCCCTATATCCCCGAGGAAGGACCGCCGGCACTTTCACTGTGCGAGAGCTGTCATGCCCTCTACCACAACAAGCGCTGGTATCTCGACGTCGCGGCCTTCGAGGCGGCGAAGGCGGGCGGCGATTTCCACTGGGTGACCTGTCCCGCCTGCCAGAAGATTGCCGAACGCTATCCAGAAGGGATCGTTACCCTGCGCGGCGACTATTTCTGGGACCACGAGGAGGAAATCCGCAACATCCTGAAGAACGAAGAAGAGAAGGCAATGGCCAAGAATCCCCTGGAGCGCATCATTCGCATGGAGCGTGACGGAGATGACCTGATTATCGAAACCACCGAGGAGAAACTCGCCGAACACCTCGGAAGGGCGCTGCACAAGGCGCACCAGGGCGAGCTCAAGGTTTCCTGGACCGAGGAACATTCGGTCTGCCGGGTGACCTGGGAGCGGATGGTTTGACTGCACCTCGGAGCGACAAATCGCTTGAACCGGAAAAGGTCTGTTTTCCGGTTCACTAATTTTTTCATCTGCGGCAAGGACCGATGGGGACGCACCGGCTGCTGGAACATACCGCCGACATGGGGATCGAGGCGAGCGGCGAGACGATCGAGGAGCTCTTTGCCCAGGCGGCCTACGGCCTGCTGGAGATTATCGCCGGCACCCCCCAAGCCCTCTGCCGGGAGGAAAGGATTGTCACCGTGGAAGGAGGGGATGCCGAAGAGCTGCTCGTCAACTGGCTCAACGAAATCCTCTACCTGTTCGAAATCCGGAGATTTTTCCCTCTCGACTTCGAAATCGAGGAGGTGCGCGGCAACCGTCTGCTGGCCCGGGTTCGCGGCGAACCCTTCGACCCGCAGCGCCACCCCGTCGAGCGCGAGGTCAAGGCGGTGACCTATCACCAGCTGCGGGTGGAGAAGACCGACGGGCTGTGGCATGCGCGGGTCTACGTGGACCTGTAGCAGGCTGGGGTTGCTGCAAGGAGATTAAACGAAATGGCCGTCAAGGTAGAAAGAATCGATGCCTGCCGCTGGCGCATCCCGAAGGAAGGAGCGATGCGCACCGAGGGGCTGGTCTTCGCCAGCGAGGCGCTGATGCGCGTGCTGGAGAAGGAGCAGGCACTGGAGCAGGTGCGCAACGTCGCCACCCTCCCCGGCATCGTCGGCCCTTCCATCGCCATGCCCGACATCCACTGGGGGTACGGCTTCCCCATCGGCGGCGTGGCGGCTTTCGATCCCGACGAGGACGGGGTGGTCTCCCCCGGCGGCGTCGGCTACGACATCAACTGCGGGGTGCGCCTGCTGCGCAGCGCCCTTTCGGCCGAAGAGATCCGGCCGCAGCTGGGGCGGCTGGCCGACCGGATATTCCACAACGTCCCCTCGGGGGTCGGCTCGCAGCGCCGCGACCTGAAGCTCTCCGTCCACGAGGAGCGCAAGGTCCTGC encodes:
- a CDS encoding hydrogenase small subunit, with translation MNNDQLPTSVSLPEETLRKWEARGISRRDFMKFCSSMTAALALPVTFIPRIAEALEADNRPPVIWLEFQSCSGDSEALLRANQPTAAELILDYLSIEYAEVIMAAAGHQAEKAKHDAIEKYKGKYIAVVEGSIPMKDGGIYCTVGGESALNIARKVCANAAATIAVGSCAAFGNIPAAAPNPTGAVGVQEAVPGATVLNLPGCPLNAENLTAAIVHFLTFGKLPAVDRLGRPLFAYGKRIHDNCERRSHFDAGQYAEAFGDEGHRKGYCLYKLGCKGPETFHNCPTMRYNEGQSWPVMAGHGCIGCSEPQFWDTMSPFYRRLPQVPGFGIEATADKIGLGL
- a CDS encoding cyclase family protein, whose product is MVLYDISVPISPSLPCFPGDPPVRLSKLPVPAEGKPFRITRLSFGSHTGTHVDAPAHLLADGTTVDDIPLTLLIGHCLVVDLTAHDGEIDAGLLRKLPLKGERRLLFHTRNSSLWEQPGFVGEFTALTPAAATCLVELGVRLVGIDYLSVEHTRTQGEVHRILLEAGVVILEGLNLAGVERGEYELICLPLKISGGDGAPCRAVLRGRQAPLPGPEHHTRWPM
- a CDS encoding BCAM0308 family protein, which gives rise to MQKDVRKFGISDKRGRVKTSSDPYIPEEGPPALSLCESCHALYHNKRWYLDVAAFEAAKAGGDFHWVTCPACQKIAERYPEGIVTLRGDYFWDHEEEIRNILKNEEEKAMAKNPLERIIRMERDGDDLIIETTEEKLAEHLGRALHKAHQGELKVSWTEEHSVCRVTWERMV
- a CDS encoding archease, with the translated sequence MGTHRLLEHTADMGIEASGETIEELFAQAAYGLLEIIAGTPQALCREERIVTVEGGDAEELLVNWLNEILYLFEIRRFFPLDFEIEEVRGNRLLARVRGEPFDPQRHPVEREVKAVTYHQLRVEKTDGLWHARVYVDL